The following DNA comes from Candidatus Krumholzibacteriota bacterium.
ATGAGAGCGAGGACGTCCCTGGATCTGAAGCTGGCAGCCTGTCCCTTCGCTGGTTCGAAATCCCTTAGAAAGTTCCTGACTCTGCGGTAATAAGGTTTCGCAGAGTATATATCGTTGATTATCTTTCTGTACCCCTCGATAAGCTTCTGCTTGTCCATCTTTGGAGTGAAATTCATCGTCAGATCTGTATTATTCCCCGAGATCTCTTCAATCAGCCGGCCTTCATCCTTCAGCCGGTTATAGAGTTTCGTCCCGCGCGGGGCGTTAAGGAGCCCTACCATCGCCGTAACGATACTGCTTTCTCTTATAAATTCGCTGAGACGATCGAATATCGATGAGGGATCGTTGTCGAAACCTACGATAAACCCGCCAAGGACTTCAAGGCCTGCGCTCTGTATCTTCTTAATGCTGGCGATCAGGTCGCGGCCCCTGTTCTGCACCTTGTTGCATTCCTTCAGGCTCTCGTCGTTGGGGCTTTCTACTCCGACGAATACCGAATTGAATCCGGCCTGGGACATCATCGACATCAGCTCGTCGTCGTCGGCCAGGTCGATCGAAGTCTCGGTAGTGAGATAGTATGGATATTTCCTCTTTTTCTGCCACGATATCATCGCCGGCAGGACATCTTTCTTGAGTTTTCCCCTGTTGCCGATAAAGTTGTCATCGACAAAGAATACTCCTCCGCGCCATTTGCGCTGATAGAGCTCCTCCATCTCGGCGATTATGCTTTCGCTGCTCTTGGTCCTGACCTTGCGGCCGAAGAGGACCGAGATATCGCAGAACTCGCAGTCGAAAGGACACCCTCTCGAGTATTGGACGCTCATCGACATATAATCCTTCATCCTGATGAGATCCCAGTCGGGCATCGGAGTGAGCGACATATCGGGGCGTTCATCGGCATTATAGATATGTTTCGGTTCTCCCCTCTCGAGATCGGCGATAAAAAGCGGAAGGGTGATCTCCGCCTCGTCGAGCACTAAATAGTCGACGTTATCGAACTCGTCGTGCGACGCGGTGAACAATGGGCCTCCGGCCACGATCTTCTTGCCCCGGTTCACGCACCGGCCGATGATCTCGATGGCCGAATCCTTCTGTATAGACATCGCCCCGATGAATACGAGATCTGCCCATTCGATCTCTTTATCGGAGAGTTTTTTAACGGATAGATCGACGAGCCGCCTCTCCCAGCTTTCAGGGAGCAGCGACGAAACAGTGAGAAGTCCCAGGGGGGGATGAGTTGATTTTTTATTAACGAATTTCAGCGCGTGTATAAAGCTCCAGAAGGTGTCAGGGAATCCTGGCGCTATGAGTAATATCTTCAATGTAGTCTCCTTGCCGGAATATATCCGGGTCTCTGCCCAGGACCATGTTCCTATTCCGAGAAGGTTCCGGCGGTTCCGGCAACGGCAATGGAAAGTGGAGAAAGGCTATTTATAATATAGCTCTGATCGTTGTTTCTTGCAAGGTATATCAAATGTCATAAGAGTTTCCAGGTTGACGCTCAGGCACATGGAACGGTCATTTGGAGACAGGGAAAATGAGATCGATTATCCGCCGATCAGCGGAGAGTTGGATCTTTGAAGTTGTGGTTGTAATCAACGGAATGTTTAAAGTAAAATCACACCCATGTATGGAAAGAGGCAGAAAACAGGGTTTTTCGCGGGTCCTGCCGCCATGATACTGCTGCTTCTTTTCGCGCGCCCCGGGGGGATGAGTCCCGAAGCGCTGAAAGTCGCGTCTGTAGTTATTTTGATGGCTATATGGTGGATAACCGAAGCTGTCCCGCTTGCCGCTACGGCCCTGCTTCCCGTCGCTCTGTTTCCCGCTCTCGGTATCATGAAAGCTTCTGAGGCGACATCTCCTTACGCGAATCACCTTATATTCCTTTTCCTGGGCGGATTCTTTATCGCCGTCACGATGGAAAAATGGAATCTTCACAAAAGGATCGCCCTTTACACGATAAGGGTTGTCGGCACCAGTCCCGCCAGGATAATCCTGGGATTCATGGTAGCTTCGGCATTTCTTTCGATGTGGATAAGCAATACGGCGACGACGATGATGATGGTCCCGATAGGTCTTGCCGTTATCGCCCAGGCGGCGGAGAATATCCAGGCAGAGGGAATAAAAGGCATTGATACCTCACCGACAAGATTCCGGTTCGGTACTTCGCTGATGCTGGGAATCGCCTACGCCTCCTCGATCGGAGGAGTGGGGACGCTGATCGGGACCCCTCCCAACGTATTTCTCGCCGGGTTCGTCGAAAACACCTGGGGAGTGCAGATAAGTTTTCTGCAGTGGATGACCCTTGGCGTACCGCTTGCGATCATTATGGTAATTCTCACGTGGGTATACCTGACAAAGATCGTTTTTCCGCTGGAGATGAAGGAAATACCAGGCGGAAAGCCTTTTATAGACGCCGAGATCGCCAGGCTCGGGAGGATGAGCGGAGCGGAAGGGAAGATCCTCTTAGTCTTTCTGCTTGTCGCGGCGTCCTGGATAGCGAGGGGATTCGTAAAAACCGGATTCTTCCATTCGATCTCCGATTCTACGATTGCCGTCATAGGGGCTCTTCTGCTCTTCGTCATACCGGCCGATTTCAGGAGGGGAGATTTTCTGCTCGACTGGAAGACGGCGCTGAAGGTCCCATGGGGAGTGATCATCCTGTTTGGCGGGGGGCTTTCACTGGCGAACGGATTCAAGGTCAGCGGGCTGGACAGGTGGATAGGAGGCCAGCTTGTGATTCTTGATAGCTCGAACTATATTCTTCTGATATCGATTATAGTTCTTGTCACGGTATTCCTTACCGAGATCACTTCCAATACCGCTACCTCGGCGATGCTCATTCCTATCGTGGCCAGTATCGCGGTGGCGATGTCGATCCATCCTTACGGGCCTATAATTGCTGTGGGGATATCGGCGTCCTACGCCTTCATGCTGCCCGTTGCCACCCCTCCGAACGCCATCGTTTTCGGCAGCAGGCAGGTGACGGTGCCCCAGATGGCCAGAGCCGGATTTTTCCTGAATATTCTCAGCTGGATCATCATAACCCTCTTTATAACTTTCATCCTGCCTGTCTTATGGAAGATCGATCTTTCGACGCTCCCCGCGTGGGGAAAATGACAGAAGTTTTATGAAGAGGCGCGATTGTCAATTATTTCTCGCCGGCGATCACTTCCGCGATATTAAGCGCGTGGTCTTTTATCCGCCGATATGCGCTCAGAATGTCCATGAATACGAGACTGGCAAGAGGTTTTGTCTCCCTGTTCTCAAGGCGAAGAAGATGGCTAGACCTGTAGTGCTTCACCCGGTGGGTTATAGCGTCCCCCTGGCTGAGAGCACGGGAAAGGATCCCCTTGTCTCGATTCTTTACAGCCTCATGGATCATCTGAGTATATTCCGAGACCATATCGTGGAGTTGCATCAGCTCTTCGACACCTTTTTCGGCAAAAACAAGCCCCTCGTTTCTCATCCGGCAGCGAAGTTTTAAGATCGCTGTTATATAATCGCTTATCGATTCAAATTCGTCTGCCACACGAAGCTGCATGTGAGCTTCCTTGGTCACATCATGGCTGAGGGTCCCTGTCATCATCTTGCTTATGAATTCGACGATCTCTTTCTGGATCAGGTCGAACATCTTTTCTCTATGAAACAGCTTTTTTTCAAGCGATTTGTCCCCATCGTTGTTTTCAATCGATACGCGAAGCCATCCCATCATCTTCTGTACGCCTTCTCCCATCAGTACTATTTCGCTGAAGGACTGCTGGATGCCTATCATGGGGGTGTCGTATATCCTGACATCGAGATAAGTCAGATGGTGCTTTTCCGTGTGGAGCTTAGAGGGCGCCAGGAACTCTATGAATCTAGTGAACGGATCTATAAGGGGCATGAACAGGGCGACAATAAAGATATTGAATCCGGTATGCGCGAAGGCTATCCTTGTCGCGATTGCCAGGTGCTCCGGGACAATAAATTTCAACAGCCCGATATATTTAAAGAAAAACGGTATCATGATAGAGACACCGATGGTTTTGATCAGAATATGGGCATAGGTTGTCCGTTTGGCGTTGGTGATCGCTCCGAGAGAAGCAAGAAACGCGGTAACAGTCGTTCCGATATTTTCCCCGAGAACGAGGGCGACGGCAGTCTCGTACCCTATAACTCCGGTTCTGGCCAGGGTGATCGTTATCGCTACGGTGGCTGAAGATGACTGAATGACCGCTGTAATGAAAGCTCCGACAAGCACGCATTTTATCACTCCGACGATCCCTCTCGGTTCGAATCGGGAAAAGAGGGAGATGAATTCAGGATTGTCCCGGAGAGGCATGAAGCCATCCTTCATGATCGTAAGGCCAAAGAAGACCATCCCGAGACCGAGAGTTATCATCGCGACATAACGGACCCTTTCATTCTTGGAAAACAGGTAGAAAAACGCGGAGAATCCCAGGATCGGCAGACCATACTCGACGATTTTCAAAGCGACAAGCCATGCTGTTATCGTCGTCCCGATATCTGCGCCGAGGATGACCCCGATCGCCTGCCTGAGCGACATCACTCCGGCATTTACCATACCGACGATCATAACAGTCGTGACCGAACTTGATTGTATAAGAGAAGTTATAGTCGCTCCCACACCGCAGGCGACAATTCTGTTATCGGTAACGGCATTTATAAGCTTGCGCAGGCGATTCCCCGCTACCGCCTGCATTCCCTCTGACAGGAGTTTCATGCCTACGAGGAAGAGTCCAAGCCCTCCGATAGTCCCGATGATGATTTTGAGATAATCAACGCTCATTGAATGCCTTGTTCAAGCTTGAATATACCACAGCGTGTGAAGGATAATCTGAAAACCTTATAATGTCACCTGGAAAACGAAAAGAATTTACCCATGCGGACTTTTTTTGATCAAGGTATATATGGAAATCCAGCGAGTAAATATTGAATAATCCGCAACGGCAGGTGTAATATTACTGTAATTCGCTATATAGAATGGAGATATGGCTAAGTGTATTTTCAAGAGAGGCAAATGAAATGAAAAGAATTCGGCTCGTTTTATATTCAAGTTTATCTCTTATTATTTTTGTCGCGGCAGGGGCCGCCGCAAATCCTCTGCTGGAGAATGGACCCGACCTGGAAACCATGGCCCGCGGGTTCGTCTCGACCTGGTCAGGAGGCGATTACGAAGGCGCCACTGCCACCTTCGACAAGACGATGCGGGGCGCGATGCCGCCCGAGATGATGGAAAAAACGTGGGATGGCCTCATCGACCGGATGGGCGATTTTAAAGAGATAGCCGGCGCGCGCTCTGAGAAGTGGGAGGACAGCGATATCGTATTCGTCACCTGCATTTTCGCCAATGGACCTGTTGATATAAAGCTTGTTTACAATTCTGATCAAAAAATATCCGGTCTGTGGTTTGTGCCGACACAGTCGCCGGCAGACGTGGAAAAGACCGATAAGGGATCCGGTACGGAAACGGATTATCCCGCATACGCCGATCAGTCCACTTTCGAGGAATCGAGCGTGACGGTCGGTTCAGGCGAGTGGGAACTTCCTGGCACTCTTGCTGTGCCAAAGGGCAAAGGCCCTTTTCCTGCCGTGCTGCTTGTGCACGGCTCCGGCCCCAATGACAGGGACGAGACGATCGGTCCGAACAAACCGTTCCGCGACATCGCCTGGGGGCTCGCCTCAAGGGGCGTCGCAGTACTCCGTTACGATAAACGGACGAAGACCCACGGTATGCGTATGGCTATGGACAAAGTTGAACTTACTGTCAAGGAAGAGGCGATAGATGACGCGGTCACTGCGGTGAGGCAGCTCCGCGAGACCGATCGGATCGATCCGGGCAGGGTCTTTGTCCTTGGCCACAGCCTCGGCGGAATGCTCGCCCCGAGGATCGGCGCCAGGGAACCGCGCGTCGCCGGGCTGATAGTGATCGCAGGCGCGACGCGGCCGCTCGAGGACCTGACGATTGAGCAGTATAGATATATCTTCTCGCTTGATGGCGAGATCTC
Coding sequences within:
- a CDS encoding DASS family sodium-coupled anion symporter, with protein sequence MYGKRQKTGFFAGPAAMILLLLFARPGGMSPEALKVASVVILMAIWWITEAVPLAATALLPVALFPALGIMKASEATSPYANHLIFLFLGGFFIAVTMEKWNLHKRIALYTIRVVGTSPARIILGFMVASAFLSMWISNTATTMMMVPIGLAVIAQAAENIQAEGIKGIDTSPTRFRFGTSLMLGIAYASSIGGVGTLIGTPPNVFLAGFVENTWGVQISFLQWMTLGVPLAIIMVILTWVYLTKIVFPLEMKEIPGGKPFIDAEIARLGRMSGAEGKILLVFLLVAASWIARGFVKTGFFHSISDSTIAVIGALLLFVIPADFRRGDFLLDWKTALKVPWGVIILFGGGLSLANGFKVSGLDRWIGGQLVILDSSNYILLISIIVLVTVFLTEITSNTATSAMLIPIVASIAVAMSIHPYGPIIAVGISASYAFMLPVATPPNAIVFGSRQVTVPQMARAGFFLNILSWIIITLFITFILPVLWKIDLSTLPAWGK
- a CDS encoding DUF4070 domain-containing protein — protein: MKILLIAPGFPDTFWSFIHALKFVNKKSTHPPLGLLTVSSLLPESWERRLVDLSVKKLSDKEIEWADLVFIGAMSIQKDSAIEIIGRCVNRGKKIVAGGPLFTASHDEFDNVDYLVLDEAEITLPLFIADLERGEPKHIYNADERPDMSLTPMPDWDLIRMKDYMSMSVQYSRGCPFDCEFCDISVLFGRKVRTKSSESIIAEMEELYQRKWRGGVFFVDDNFIGNRGKLKKDVLPAMISWQKKRKYPYYLTTETSIDLADDDELMSMMSQAGFNSVFVGVESPNDESLKECNKVQNRGRDLIASIKKIQSAGLEVLGGFIVGFDNDPSSIFDRLSEFIRESSIVTAMVGLLNAPRGTKLYNRLKDEGRLIEEISGNNTDLTMNFTPKMDKQKLIEGYRKIINDIYSAKPYYRRVRNFLRDFEPAKGQAASFRSRDVLALIKSIFKLGMIDSSRMDYWKLFAWSLVRKPRLFPLAITLAVYGQHFRLVFQPMMMK
- a CDS encoding Na/Pi cotransporter family protein; translation: MSVDYLKIIIGTIGGLGLFLVGMKLLSEGMQAVAGNRLRKLINAVTDNRIVACGVGATITSLIQSSSVTTVMIVGMVNAGVMSLRQAIGVILGADIGTTITAWLVALKIVEYGLPILGFSAFFYLFSKNERVRYVAMITLGLGMVFFGLTIMKDGFMPLRDNPEFISLFSRFEPRGIVGVIKCVLVGAFITAVIQSSSATVAITITLARTGVIGYETAVALVLGENIGTTVTAFLASLGAITNAKRTTYAHILIKTIGVSIMIPFFFKYIGLLKFIVPEHLAIATRIAFAHTGFNIFIVALFMPLIDPFTRFIEFLAPSKLHTEKHHLTYLDVRIYDTPMIGIQQSFSEIVLMGEGVQKMMGWLRVSIENNDGDKSLEKKLFHREKMFDLIQKEIVEFISKMMTGTLSHDVTKEAHMQLRVADEFESISDYITAILKLRCRMRNEGLVFAEKGVEELMQLHDMVSEYTQMIHEAVKNRDKGILSRALSQGDAITHRVKHYRSSHLLRLENRETKPLASLVFMDILSAYRRIKDHALNIAEVIAGEK
- a CDS encoding alpha/beta fold hydrolase, which translates into the protein MKRIRLVLYSSLSLIIFVAAGAAANPLLENGPDLETMARGFVSTWSGGDYEGATATFDKTMRGAMPPEMMEKTWDGLIDRMGDFKEIAGARSEKWEDSDIVFVTCIFANGPVDIKLVYNSDQKISGLWFVPTQSPADVEKTDKGSGTETDYPAYADQSTFEESSVTVGSGEWELPGTLAVPKGKGPFPAVLLVHGSGPNDRDETIGPNKPFRDIAWGLASRGVAVLRYDKRTKTHGMRMAMDKVELTVKEEAIDDAVTAVRQLRETDRIDPGRVFVLGHSLGGMLAPRIGAREPRVAGLIVIAGATRPLEDLTIEQYRYIFSLDGEISAQEQTQLDTLVAQAARVKDPALSADTPAELLLFGVSAPYWIDLQDYDPVETASELDMPMLILQGERDYQVTMEDLARWQSLLPSPRIECKSYPRLNHLFITGEGRSVPAEYGTAGHVAVEVIDDIAGWCDRH